AAGACTCAAAAATTTCATAAGTATGTTTGCATCACAAGCTATTGCCAAAACAATGTGAAAGGGTCGGTTCTGCTGTGACTCACTCGAGGGGAACATTGAGgaaaatctatttatatttttcacaaatGAATCAATAGTTCTCTGTGCTTTCCCGATTTGCTAAATTATATACCCACCGTGACACGTACTGACCTGCCTGATTACGATAACCGCCATTAGATACCTTTTTATAGTTTAATCTTCCTTCAATAACACAAGGTTGATCGCTCAAATGAGCGAGTTCTCGAATATTGCATTTCATTTGAACAAAAATTTGTTAggataataaaacataaaagaatACGTGGACGAAACGTAATAAAAGTAATCATGAAATGCTTTTGCACACCATTTGTCAATTATCTTTACTTTTTTTCCATCACATTCGTACCAAAATATAAGaacgaaataaaaattacttagcTAGGCTACTGACTGCACCAGTAAAACAACATTTTGACATTTGGCATGGCAAATGGCAATTGGCTGGCGGCTGGCAGATGGCTGGCAGTGACAACTGACGGATGACTGTTAcatccatagacataatattagtaaacaggactgcgcatataaacccaaaaaacgagccgagtgaaacagttagtacggaggctgtctgtccctttctaatagggtgactatgagattaagctatgtgagacaaatccgaatttgctaagattattaaacacagattagtattgaagttttaacttacgcagtttgtgaccttaagatactaataaaggcttttaataattagcggaaattagcagtataaaagcaggaagattcgaagtgaagactgtttttttttgtatttctacttcatatatagactgctgagccatttatgtcgcctttcttcattttttgggaagctataacaatagtacaacagttttaaaatccatcacccatattttgactcgttacaagaattcatgggcaccctagttgtttggtttacgaaaatgttattattagctaacctgtggaacgatatattgcaaccaccataggattcacttttgcaagtagaaacgcaacactttttcaccattttaatagtttaaattgatttaatacaaaaaaatataaacaaaattttaaatgctgattacgcgccaagaatgttcagggttaccgctagaaaataaaaaaaagcaaaataaaaatttatgttgtttatgttttaataataaatacgaataaattaatgcgatttttattaatttgttgacttacaattgttaaaataagataaaaatataagtgattcaattgtttttgggaagacaaaacttttgatcacaacatttttttatgctggcaaggtgttagaaagagacaaacagcctccgttcgaactatccctctcggctcggatttgcctctgtgtattatgcaaccaatttagtaccttattgcgatagaatagagttcattttcgtaaatatatattttgagcgtgcgcaatcttgtttagtaatattatatctatggttacATCAAACTTGTCTATGGAGTAAATGAATTACTGTaactgttcgttagtctgactaaaactccaGAATGGCTGGCCGATttagcttattttggttttaaaatgtttggagAGGTCCAGGGAACGTTTAAACGGTACGAAGTTCTCGGGTTTAGCTAgtctatacttatatttttaaattgatattataaagctgaagagtttatttgtttgcataGCTGGGCATTAACTCGTTAAtccgttaatcgttaattaacgaagttaacattttgattagcggattaacttttaagttaactttaaaaaatgttaacggACATGTTAACTTCCGTTAATTATGCAGAAgtccgttaatcgttaatccaaTGCCTACTATTAATTTACCGCACGGCTCCGCGGGACGAGGCGCGAAAAGCAGGTTCAGACAAGTGCCGGGCGCAGCGAGCGCGGCGCGTGGCAGCGAGTGAAacaccagatttcaaccgagccaaaggccttctcatagtccacaaatgctagacacaggggctgattatactcctcggtcttctgtataatctaggccgcactgtgtggatgtggtctatggtgccttcttccaagagattgtacgattcagctcaattggaTTCAGTaggtattggagcaccggattcCTCGGGGaacagatatttataaatctatttattaaatacaatactgCTATACCCTCAAGCGCTGCAGTAGAACGTCTGTTTTCCACGGGTAAAGACATTTTAACACCAAAACGAGCCCCGCTTTCAGACGAGAACTTTAACATGTTAATGTTTATGAAGGGGAATATGCACCTTATGTCCAACGattaaattacacatttatttatttacgatataaaaatgcaattttacacgtagttaacggattaacgattaacttTAACTTCCGTTAATTCTTCCGAAATGTAACGCTTTAACGTTTAACGAAGCTAACTTTTTTTGTAgcggattaacgattaacgaagttaacaattttattaacggTGCCCagctatgtttgtttgtttgaacgcgctaatctcaggaaatactggtccgatttgaagaattatttcagtgttaaatagcccatttatccaaAGGTTTAAATGATACAAATTTCGCGGGATCagctgattaaaataaaaataatttcaatcgtCAGTGGCGAAGTTGGTCGTCTTGTCGTATGGCCGTCCAATCCTTATAATACTTAAGGTGCAAGCAGGACCGACCATTACGAGCTCTCCGTCTCACGAGTGTATACCAAATTCCAGACTCCAGGCACAAACTGACTCAATACTCACTCAATGTAAATCTGCCGTAACTCTTTATGAAACACACCAAACACTTTTATAATAacgaggaaacatttttttgtttctttgtaccctaaaggttccgaaactactggggcccgattctcctaagttaataatgtcaaaatcgaatagaaatcgaatcgcaatatgatcgcaatagcagttttaaccatatcgggcattctgctactaataaaagaccaatcgtattcgattgacatttgattggtgtgcgattggtttgctattttggtgattttggtctatacggtagtttgctgtacaatcattttgcaatcgtaaatcatttgcagacaaaatgattcattattgaatgacagaaaaggataaaaacgtttatttctaagaaaaaatagcggaatgccacatacgcttcaatcgtaatcgagtcgggattggatctcagtcgaatcgagtcgaacgtgaatcgaatggcgcttaagtaaaattaggagaatccccctgaaccgatttgaaaaatgatttcactATCGGATAGGTAGTCTTCGCCGCGGGAAATCGactagtatgaaataaaatataactcagtataattattcgtttatttttaacttttagtacaaaataaaactagtaCACAGGGATACATCTCAAACCTAGCATTTGCATGTTGAATAGTCCGAGGCTTACGACGATAAGTCTTCTCATTTGTACTATTTTAGACACTATAACGTCACACAGATTAGCTCATTATTCCccatcaaaaattaaattaatcgtAACTGAATAATGTAATCACTCCTCGAGTTAATCCGACCAAAATAGATGTTTTATTGCCGACATTACACTATATTACTATTGGTACCTACATCAGATTTTTAAGCTTACTTATcaatatacaaatacatacataattttgaGGTTTGGAGCGGCATTGATGAGTTATTCAGGCACAATCAAACCAGTGCACCCCAATGTTTCTAACACATCAAACGACACTAGAAACTACAACCATTTTCTTtgataacaatttaatttttaacttgGTTTTTTCCGATTCCAGAGCCGTCTATGTATTATAAACATGTCTGGATATTCACATTTACAGAATGTAATATTCATCGTTCTCAAATGATTAAAACTGCTCAAGTAATAAGCTATTACAATCATACACATCTCACGttaccttgtttttttttttcaatcttaTCTATAAAACATTACACCGTGCACAGTAAGTAAATGTACTgtacaaaaataacttaaaaaaatagaaccGACTTTATTGACGTCTCTCTTAATGGCCGTGGCCataatagtaaataatataactaatacaaaaaaaaaatacagttctgAAGAACTATTTTCATTTAGTCCTTTTTTCCCATGATCATAATTTTAGCGTAATGTTAATTTTAGGTGAGCTTTGGATAAATTTGGATACACTTCAAATTTCCTACAATTCACCTGATAATATCAGTGCACATAATTAATCATCAAGTCTTATTTTAATCGTTATAAATACGATCTAGTTATCTATTAATTATTCTGAAACGAATATAATTTCTAAGCTTTCCGATATTTAATAAGTTATGCGCGATCAGATTACTACACGTACGTCTTCTTCGTCTAAGAATAAGGCTGTGTTGCCCATTGACCGACACTATTATAATGCGGAATTAAATTAGGCCGGTCGTAAAATCCCAAGTGCGACCATCTTCAATTCAGAAAGTGCGTCACAACCTCCTCGCTTTGGGCTAGCTAGCTAAAACGAATTCGTGGGGCCAGTACAAGCGAAAGTTGTTATGTTCCTTGAAACGACTATGTATCTAACTGAAGGCTGTCTAGAATCTCTGAATCTGCACATAATTGATAGCTACTTGACATTAACATTTGACGATTTGAATGAATTGAACACATTTATCAGTACTCGGTGTTATGTTTTAACTAGACATATAATAGCAACGCTCAGTGGGCCAATCAGATATTAATAATTAGAAAACAAGTCGGTCCTTACACTCTTACAGCACAATTACATTTTTACAGTTTCTGaattcttattttatatttatacacaAACATTTAATTAACTGCTGCATCGACAGAAAGTATAAAACCGTATTTACTATTTTTCGAATATCAACAATGACTTCAGAAACCCCATTAAATAACAAATtgcttatttttgtttaatcttATTCCTAAGAGGCGGATAATCGTCATGAGCGAAATAAAGTTTATTCCTAAGTTACTTGTGGCAtgttaataaaaatgattttaaagtaACTCGTTGATAAACCCCCAAAGGAACGCAGATATGTTTTGTAGAGTACTAAGAACAGTTTAAAGAGGTGGTGGATACAAGGCAATGTTAACAGTCTAATCCCTTGAGCTTggtctttaaaaaaatcacttctaataattttattaaacttatCAATTTCACTAAAAATGTTTgtggtaaaataattaaaatatagatCCTTCCTTCCGTGCGAAATATAAATAGGGTCAAGCAAGGCAAACTTAAAATGTAATAagttaagttttattattgGGGGCATGGACAAAATTGATACAATTAGGCACGTCGCCAGAAACTCTTTGGTCCTATAATTATAGCTATAACGTGTATAACGAAATATATCTACATAACGTGcatatttagtcaaagtaaataaaaaggaaatctCGGATCGTTTATTATCATTACTATACTTTCCGAAGACAATTTTAATGTAACGtcaatgaaaatgtaaaataagttGATAAAATAGAAGTTCGAATTGAAACTCTCTATCGAGCTTGTAATAAATGATACACATTGGGTCATATCAAATGGAAGTTTACCAGAATTACAATATTCGCCAATTTCGTTCATTCGTACATATTAACATAATAGACTCTGTTAGTCTGCCATAATTTGTCTAGCAAAAGCAGgaattattatgattttatcaaattatattaatgttaggaaataaacgaatataatatttatggcTGCGTTACACGCCCTGCTTGTGTAGGACGTGCTGAACAAAAAGACATGGACAGCTTACATTTCATACAGCAATTAGTTTCTTAGGCAATGACTTTCATAGAAATTGATTATATAAAGAGACACGAGTAATCTGTGTACTTTAACTCCCGCACTATTGAAAATATATGAAGATAAGCATGAATATACACGTTACCTATAACTTTCATAATAGACTTGGGATTGAGGCATAATCTTATCTAAAATAATCCTGTATAAAAATAGCGTGTCCATTTATACTATGCAATATCTACTGTTTATGCACCATGGTGTTTCTCTGGGAAAACTTTTTCTGAGGGATCACGTTAGACTTTATATTATCATAAGTATTACCACATGCTTTTAGTATACTATTAGTTTAGTCTAGCTTTTACAGTTTCACTAGCAATAAAATTGATACTCTTTACAATCTAACGATCTACCTATTATGGTCATCGAACAGCACTACGTAAAAATTAGTTAAGTTATTGTTATCACGCAGATTAACAAAACGATAGCAATAATGGTGCTTTGTGTATCACAGGACGAATGACGACCTCATTGCTAGGATTATGACAATATGAGATAGTTATCATTTCATTTCacaatgaaaatttaaaattgcgCTATAATTTACTAGAGTTCCTAATGCAATAACTTTCCGATTCGATACgtaagaaaattcaaaatgatCTATTCTATACAAACTCGATATAAgtacaatattaaaaatttaagATTTCCCAAAGAAATGATTTACATTATTCAGACAAGAGCTTCCGTAACATAGacaaacaaaacacataaaacaacaaacattCACCAAACGACCGGCGCAAGAATGATCCGCTGCAAAGTCACCGAATCATGTATTTCAGACTCTAAGACCTAAATGAACACATGAAATACAATCCGCCACGGCGCAAACGTCTCGACGTCACCGAACGGAACGGCGACATAAAACTACTATTAAATAATTACACATcttaaacgtaaaataaactcaataatatacataattacattatatattcgaaaaaaataacaaaaagtcgACAGTCAACATCCCCGGGAAAGGGTCGCGGCAGTGCTAGTCGGAGTAGCGCTAGAGCCGGCGGCGTCACATGGGCGGGCGCTCCCAGTCcacggcgggcgcggcgccgccCCACGCGCCCCAGCGCTCGCGCCGGAAGAAGCGCTTCTTGAAGTGCGCCGCCGGCGGCGAGccgcccgcccgcgccgcgcccgccgccgccgccgcgcccgcctcgccgTGCCCGATGCCCGAGTCGGGCGACGTGTTGCACGCCTCGTCCGAGCGCCGCCGCTTGTCCTCCATGGCCGTGGACGCGAACGATATGATCTGGTCGAACCGGAACGCTATCCGGTCCTGCCACTTGCTCTCGTCGACCTCCTCGCCGGCCTCGCCCTCTGTAACGGAGCGGGCGGTGAGTGCGTCGGGCCGCGCGGCCGGCTCGGCGTCGGGCGGCGCGTTACCTGGCAGGCGCGCGCCGTCGGGCAGCTCGTCCACCAGCGGCGTGGACGTGTTGGAGTGCGGGTCGCCCGGCGGCGAGCGGCGCCGCGCCTCCTCCTCGCACGCCGCGCCGCCCGGGCCCGCCCCGCTCGCACCGTTTCGACCCCGCCAGTACTCCGACGCCAGCACGCGGGCCTGCAGGCAAGCTGCCAGTCCTGCGATCCAAACATTGACTTAAGTCTATTTTTATAGCTTTGGTTTAACAGTTACATTAATAGATGCatggtttttaatataaatcttTTATATTGTAATAGTAGTTATGGTGATGCATACCTTCTAGCGGCTGGTTGGCGGCGGCGGGCTCGTGGTACCGCGCGCTCATGTTGACGGCGGCGTTGATGATGCTCTGGTTGGAGATCTCGAGCGTGCGCTCGATCTCGCCGTTGACGAGGTCACCGATGGTGCGCGCGCCCGGCGCCGCCAGCCGCTCCTGCGACAGGTGGCGGCGCAGCGCCAGCTTGGCCGGCGACACCTGCAGGCGACGAGCGGTTAGTGCGGGGTGCGCGGGgcgggcggggcgcggggcgcggggcgggccTCACCTGCGTGTAGTCGGGCTGCGCGGGCTCCAGGTGCATGCGCGGCGGGTAGCGCTCGCGGCGCAGGTCGCGCGAGGGCCGCGCGTAGGGCGCGGGCGGGGCGCCGCGCGGGTAGTGCTGGTGGGGCCCGTGGGGGGCGCCGGCGCGCACGTACCCGTTGCTGTAGGCGTGGCTCTGCGCCGGTCGCGACGCCTTCCGCTGCTCCTGATCCTCGTTTAGCACCGAAGTTATTATGCTTTTAAGTCTGTCCTCGAAGTTGATCACCTTCGGCGACTCCTGTACTTTGCCGACGACGTTGAGAGGTTTTTGCGGTTTGACAGGTGACTGCCGGTGCGCGAGGCTCGGCGGCGGCTGGCCCGGCCGTTGCGGTTGCGCTCTGTGTATCGGCGCGGCAGCTTTTGTGTGTCGGTGATGGTCGACGTGCCTCTCTGATTCTCTTGGATATCCATTCACTATAACATTCGGTTTAGTGATCTTGCCCGCCTCGATCTGCCGCCCTGTCTCCAGTATCTTCTGAGCTAAAATCTCTGGATTTTGCTCCTCAATTTTCCCAACATCTGGAACATCAGGCCACTCTTGCGACCGCGACCTGTGTTCTCTAGATTTCCTCGGTTTAGAATTGACCGTATGTGGTTTAACAGTAGCGACGGGCACAGTCGGCGGCGGAACCTTTTGTTCGCTTGATCTTTCCATTTGAACTATTTCATTTTGCAGGTGTCCTACCTGCGCGTGTAACCTCTTCCGGTATGCGAGTGTCGCCGATATTTCTTTCAATATGCAATCATGAGCTATGCTCTGGGTGATCTTAACATCGGGTGGTATGTGACCCAACTGGCGATACTTTTCAGTTATCTCGAAAGTCCTTTGTTTAACAAGCATCGTTTGGTCTGATTCTATATTATTcacctaaaaataataacaccGTGATGAAATTATGGCAATAGTTGATAAGTGCTGGCAGCACAAATATATATCATATAACATactaatgtaaaataaaaaccaatggCATAATATCGTacatagaaaattaaaattacattcaataaaacaatgagctacaaaatattcatacaaatgtaaacaataaattgtaGGTTACCACAAAACGGTATGATATAATACGTATAGTAGGTATCTCATGAAAATAAAGGTGATATACGTTTAAAAAcgaaatataataatgaaatgaTGAGTACCGTTATATCAAGTGTAGTGATGAACGTACTCTTCGAAAATGAGTCTAACCCGTCGCGATACTGAGACCGTACTATCTATCAGGTGCATGACCGAGTGATAGTGAGCTAAAAGAGCGAAAGTACCTAGGGACAGAAGCAGGGGTGGCATCCGGTCACTATAATCTTGACGTTACAATAAAAGCTAGTTTTCAATGCACGATACTATGACATATTCAAATCGATGATGATATTTACCTGCGCTTGCAATTTGCTAGCTTTGCTCTGCAACTCTTTATGTCTCCCCACAATTTCCTTCGCTTTGGCCAACAGATCCACTGTGTTATTGGCGTGAATGCCCAGCTCACTCATGCGCGCCTTTAACAGAGCAACACTGTCGCTTATGAGCACGTTGATCTGTTTATCTAACTGAGACGCACGTGACTTCAGTTTCTGGTTCCTCTCCTGTATTGAATACTTGcatttaagttttatatttatgtatactatttcaaagtttttatacttatttatttatcttatttataaacTGGCTGTATCCGGCGAATTTACTCGCTCCTCGTTAAATATGACatctataaaaacttacatGGTGTAATATTAGActcgaaaatatttaaaaccagaTTATACCATCTTACATTTGAAATACCTACATCTTGTTTTTTTGACAACAAACTCTTGAGCGACCGTCGTGGTAGCTGGCAGTCGCAATATGGTTATCGGATTAAATACTTGTCTGAATTATGTAAAGTAATTTCATCAAATGTGAGTCTAGTTTAAATGTAAAATCTATCGACGAGGATTAAGGCATAcgttaaatgcaaaaaaaataattactaaaaaGGGAAAAATAATATGGAAACAACGACGCATCATTAACACAAGAAAACTAAAAACCTTCACCGTTCAAATGAGTTCGACATTTAAAACAAACGACGTACCTTACTCGTCATTGGTTGAAAAAAACGTGGAGAGCCATAAAAAAAATGACGACATACCTTCTCTTTTTGAATCTGGTGTCGTATCTCGTCGGCGTAGTCGGGCGTATTCATGCGCTCGATGAAGGCGAGGTACTGGTCGCGGAACATGTCCAGCAGCAGCTGCAAGCTGTACGGCGTGTGCGGCGACCGCGGGATGTCCAGCTCCGAGTGCAGGCGATCCGCGGGCTGCAGCTGCACGCCTAACGCTGATAGACGCTGCTCCACGCAACCCGGGGGTGGCGCGGTAACCTGAGACAATGATAAAAAATGGTTACAGTATTAATATGAAGGTGTGTAAAATACTCAGAATTATACATGAACTGCAATGGATCCTTAGACCTTAGCACACCAACGCAACGACATCCTTGTTATAACAACTCTCGTTCAAACTTTTATAAAGGGACAAAACTGTCAAATAAAGAGAAActaccatagatataatattactaaacaagattgcgcacgctcaaaatatatatttacgaaaatgaactctattctaacgcaataaggtactaaattggttgcataatacacagaggcaaatccgagccgagagggatagttcgaacggaggctgtttgtctctttctaacaccttgccagcataaaaaaatgttgtgatcaaaagttttgtcttcccaaaaaacaattgaatcacttatatttttatcttattttaacaattgtaagtcaacaaattaataacaatcgcattaatttattcgtatttattattaaaacataaacaacataaaattttattttgcttttttttattttctagcggtaaccctgaacattcttggcgcgtaatcagcatttaaaattttgtttatatttttttgtattaaatcaatttaaactattaaaatggtgaaaaagtgttgcgtttctacttgcaaaagtgaatcctatggtggttgcaatatatcgttccacaggttagcctataataacattttcgtaaatcaaacaactagggtgcccatgaattcttgtaatgagtcaaaataagggtgatggattttaaaactgttgtactattgttatagcttcccaaaaaatgaagaaaggcgacataaacggctcagcagtctatgtgtgaagcaaaaatacaaaataaaacagtcttcacttcgaatcttcctgcttttatactgctaattcccgctaattattaaaagcctatattagtattttaaggccAAAAACTGCATAAGTTTAAatatcaataccaatctgtgtttaataatcttagcaaattcggatttgtctcacatagcttaatctcatagtcaccctattagaaagggacagacggcctccgtactaactgtttcactcggctcgttttttgggtaaaggtgcgcagtcctgtttactatattatgtctatggaaaCTACCCACTCGTATTTCACAAAAGCACTTGTCAAAATCAAATGACAGCAGGATTTTGACACAGTTGACATTAACGTACGAAAATGGGCTACCAATTAATTGTCTGTACCAAATTGGGGAGATTTGGATAAAagaaaacacatttaaataaaatcggATATTTCATCAAATGGACCGAAGATGTTTTGTGTAGTCAGTGCCAGAAGCACCTGCATTATTCTTGCTCTGGCGTCCAAGAGACGACGAATCGTAAGATGACTGTAGTGAAATTAAAAGATAATTGGCGCTGCGTTGATTGTCGAACGTCTGGTCACTCGCCCACTCTATCGGATGTACTGAAGGAGCCAAAAAGTCTCCCTAGCTGTTTTGATGAACTCAAAGTCGACGTCAACATTAAGAAGACCTCCGTCGAAGATATGACCACACAGTGGAAAGATATTAACTATGGAGGGA
Above is a window of Helicoverpa zea isolate HzStark_Cry1AcR chromosome 1, ilHelZeax1.1, whole genome shotgun sequence DNA encoding:
- the LOC124633853 gene encoding histone-lysine N-methyltransferase, H3 lysine-79 specific isoform X2, with amino-acid sequence MALDLRLHSPAGAEPVVYTWPLTSGHGSDKHDGALEIVETIRWVCDDLPEMKAALENNILCDYDTHSYDSMRALCDRFNRAIDSVVALEKGTSLPAQRLNKYPSRGLLKHILQQTYNQAVSDPDKLNQYEPFSPEVYGETSYELVCQMIDQIDITPDDVFVDLGSGVGQVVLQMAAATPCRVCLGVEKAEVPSKYAESMDGHFRMWMRWYGKKFGEYKLIKGDFLLDEHREKINAATIVFVNNFAFGPHVDHQLKERFADLKDGAKIVSSKSFCPLNFRITDRNLSDIGTIMHVSEMSPLKGSVSWTGKPVSYYLHIIDRTKLERYFQRLKNPKLKGTQNGCEEGEGSKRHLSAPPTRQPTPDLLNGNSNHSTASLPERRRKVARPRAVRGENGRTRARAAVAKRRVVRRSSDDSDEESSGTDDAPPNPEPAPREWGAPWASSSDSNRSRRPASKRSASAGGARRRAARAKRRRAAPAAIAGLDLLHSTTLASTLHNGAVTAPPPGCVEQRLSALGVQLQPADRLHSELDIPRSPHTPYSLQLLLDMFRDQYLAFIERMNTPDYADEIRHQIQKEKERNQKLKSRASQLDKQINVLISDSVALLKARMSELGIHANNTVDLLAKAKEIVGRHKELQSKASKLQAQVNNIESDQTMLVKQRTFEITEKYRQLGHIPPDVKITQSIAHDCILKEISATLAYRKRLHAQVGHLQNEIVQMERSSEQKVPPPTVPVATVKPHTVNSKPRKSREHRSRSQEWPDVPDVGKIEEQNPEILAQKILETGRQIEAGKITKPNVIVNGYPRESERHVDHHRHTKAAAPIHRAQPQRPGQPPPSLAHRQSPVKPQKPLNVVGKVQESPKVINFEDRLKSIITSVLNEDQEQRKASRPAQSHAYSNGYVRAGAPHGPHQHYPRGAPPAPYARPSRDLRRERYPPRMHLEPAQPDYTQVSPAKLALRRHLSQERLAAPGARTIGDLVNGEIERTLEISNQSIINAAVNMSARYHEPAAANQPLEGLAACLQARVLASEYWRGRNGASGAGPGGAACEEEARRRSPPGDPHSNTSTPLVDELPDGARLPGNAPPDAEPAARPDALTARSVTEGEAGEEVDESKWQDRIAFRFDQIISFASTAMEDKRRRSDEACNTSPDSGIGHGEAGAAAAAGAARAGGSPPAAHFKKRFFRRERWGAWGGAAPAVDWERPPM
- the LOC124633853 gene encoding histone-lysine N-methyltransferase, H3 lysine-79 specific isoform X1: MALDLRLHSPAGAEPVVYTWPLTSGHGSDKHDGALEIVETIRWVCDDLPEMKAALENNILCDYDTHSYDSMRALCDRFNRAIDSVVALEKGTSLPAQRLNKYPSRGLLKHILQQTYNQAVSDPDKLNQYEPFSPEVYGETSYELVCQMIDQIDITPDDVFVDLGSGVGQVVLQMAAATPCRVCLGVEKAEVPSKYAESMDGHFRMWMRWYGKKFGEYKLIKGDFLLDEHREKINAATIVFVNNFAFGPHVDHQLKERFADLKDGAKIVSSKSFCPLNFRITDRNLSDIGTIMHVSEMSPLKGSVSWTGKPVSYYLHIIDRTKLERYFQRLKNPKLKVSKRGTQNGCEEGEGSKRHLSAPPTRQPTPDLLNGNSNHSTASLPERRRKVARPRAVRGENGRTRARAAVAKRRVVRRSSDDSDEESSGTDDAPPNPEPAPREWGAPWASSSDSNRSRRPASKRSASAGGARRRAARAKRRRAAPAAIAGLDLLHSTTLASTLHNGAVTAPPPGCVEQRLSALGVQLQPADRLHSELDIPRSPHTPYSLQLLLDMFRDQYLAFIERMNTPDYADEIRHQIQKEKERNQKLKSRASQLDKQINVLISDSVALLKARMSELGIHANNTVDLLAKAKEIVGRHKELQSKASKLQAQVNNIESDQTMLVKQRTFEITEKYRQLGHIPPDVKITQSIAHDCILKEISATLAYRKRLHAQVGHLQNEIVQMERSSEQKVPPPTVPVATVKPHTVNSKPRKSREHRSRSQEWPDVPDVGKIEEQNPEILAQKILETGRQIEAGKITKPNVIVNGYPRESERHVDHHRHTKAAAPIHRAQPQRPGQPPPSLAHRQSPVKPQKPLNVVGKVQESPKVINFEDRLKSIITSVLNEDQEQRKASRPAQSHAYSNGYVRAGAPHGPHQHYPRGAPPAPYARPSRDLRRERYPPRMHLEPAQPDYTQVSPAKLALRRHLSQERLAAPGARTIGDLVNGEIERTLEISNQSIINAAVNMSARYHEPAAANQPLEGLAACLQARVLASEYWRGRNGASGAGPGGAACEEEARRRSPPGDPHSNTSTPLVDELPDGARLPGNAPPDAEPAARPDALTARSVTEGEAGEEVDESKWQDRIAFRFDQIISFASTAMEDKRRRSDEACNTSPDSGIGHGEAGAAAAAGAARAGGSPPAAHFKKRFFRRERWGAWGGAAPAVDWERPPM
- the LOC124633853 gene encoding histone-lysine N-methyltransferase, H3 lysine-79 specific isoform X3; its protein translation is MALDLRLHSPAGAEPVVYTWPLTSGHGSDKHDGALEIVETIRWVCDDLPEMKAALENNILCDYDTHSYDSMRALCDRFNRAIDSVVALEKGTSLPAQRLNKYPSRGLLKHILQQTYNQAVSDPDKLNQYEPFSPEVYGETSYELVCQMIDQIDITPDDVFVDLGSGVGQVVLQMAAATPCRVCLGVEKAEVPSKYAESMDGHFRMWMRWYGKKFGEYKLIKGDFLLDEHREKINAATIVFVNNFAFGPHVDHQLKERFADLKDGAKIVSSKSFCPLNFRITDRNLSDIGTIMHVSEMSPLKGSVSWTGKPVSYYLHIIDRTKLERYFQRLKNPKLKVSKRGTQNGCEEGEGSKRHLSAPPTRQPTPDLLNGNSNHSTASLPERRRKVARPRAVRGENGRTRARAAVAKRRVVRRSSDDSDEESSGTDDAPPNPEPAPREWGAPWASSSDSNRSRRPASKRSASAGGARRRAARAKRRRAAPAAIAGLDLLHSTTLASTLHNGAVTAPPPGCVEQRLSALGVQLQPADRLHSELDIPRSPHTPYSLQLLLDMFRDQYLAFIERMNTPDYADEIRHQIQKEKERNQKLKSRASQLDKQINVLISDSVALLKARMSELGIHANNTVDLLAKAKEIVGRHKELQSKASKLQAQVNNIESDQTMLVKQRTFEITEKYRQLGHIPPDVKITQSIAHDCILKEISATLAYRKRLHAQVGHLQNEIVQMERSSEQKVPPPTVPVATVKPHTVNSKPRKSREHRSRSQEWPDVPDVGKIEEQNPEILAQKILETGRQIEAGKITKPNVIVNGYPRESERHVDHHRHTKAAAPIHRAQPQRPGQPPPSLAHRQSPVKPQKPLNVVGKVQESPKVINFEDRLKSIITSVLNEDQEQRKASRPAQSHAYSNGYVRAGAPHGPHQHYPRGAPPAPYARPSRDLRRERYPPRMHLEPAQPDYTQVSPAKLALRRHLSQERLAAPGARTIGDLVNGEIERTLEISNQSIINAAVNMSARYHEPAAANQPLEGLAACLQARVLASEYWRGRNGASGAGPGGAACEEEARRRSPPGDPHSNTSTPLVDELPDGARLPEGEAGEEVDESKWQDRIAFRFDQIISFASTAMEDKRRRSDEACNTSPDSGIGHGEAGAAAAAGAARAGGSPPAAHFKKRFFRRERWGAWGGAAPAVDWERPPM